Proteins encoded in a region of the Streptomyces sp. NBC_01298 genome:
- the map gene encoding type I methionyl aminopeptidase has product MSGQSLLVPGELTPVRSVPGNIRRPEYVGKPAPTPYTGPEVQTPETIEAMRIAGRIAAQAMEEAAKLIAPGVTTDELDRVAHEYMCDHGAYPSTLGYRGFPKSLCSSLNEVICHGIPDSTVLRDGDIVNLDVTAYIGGVHGDNNATYLCGDVDEESRLLVERTREALNRAIKAVRPGRQINIIGRVIESYAKRFGYGVVRDFTGHGINSSFHSGLIVPHYDSPHATTVIEPGMTFTIEPMLTLGTHEYDMWEDGWTVVTKDRKRTAQFEHTLVVTDTGAEILTLP; this is encoded by the coding sequence ATGTCTGGCCAGTCGCTGCTCGTACCAGGCGAGCTCACTCCCGTCCGTTCCGTTCCCGGAAACATCCGCCGGCCCGAGTACGTGGGCAAGCCCGCGCCCACTCCGTACACCGGACCGGAGGTGCAGACGCCCGAGACCATCGAGGCCATGCGCATCGCCGGCCGGATCGCCGCCCAGGCGATGGAAGAGGCCGCCAAGCTGATCGCGCCGGGGGTGACCACCGACGAGCTGGACCGGGTCGCCCACGAGTACATGTGCGACCACGGCGCCTACCCCTCGACGCTGGGCTACCGCGGTTTCCCGAAGTCCCTGTGTTCCTCGCTCAACGAGGTGATCTGTCACGGGATCCCCGACTCGACCGTCCTGCGGGACGGCGACATCGTCAACCTCGACGTGACCGCGTACATCGGCGGGGTGCACGGCGACAACAACGCCACGTACCTGTGCGGTGACGTGGACGAGGAGTCGCGGCTGCTCGTGGAGCGCACCCGCGAGGCCCTGAACCGGGCCATCAAGGCCGTCCGGCCGGGCCGGCAGATCAACATCATCGGCCGGGTCATCGAGTCGTACGCGAAGCGCTTCGGCTACGGCGTCGTCCGGGACTTCACCGGTCACGGGATCAACTCGTCCTTCCACTCCGGCCTGATCGTCCCGCACTACGACAGCCCGCACGCCACCACCGTCATCGAGCCCGGGATGACCTTCACCATCGAGCCGATGCTGACCCTGGGCACCCACGAGTACGACATGTGGGAGGACGGCTGGACGGTGGTCACGAAGGACCGCAAGCGGACCGCGCAGTTCGAGCACACGCTGGTGGTCACGGACACCGGGGCGGAGATCCTGACGCTGCCCTGA
- the npdG gene encoding NADPH-dependent F420 reductase — MTSSDNTQKAPAKDPWDLPDVSGLVVGVLGGTGDQGRGLAYRLARAGQKVIIGSRAADRARTAADELGLGVEGADNAECARRSDIVIIAVPWEGHAKTLESLREDLAGKLVVDCVNPLGFDKQGAYALQVEEGSAAQQAAALLPDSRVTAAFHHLSAVLLQDESIDEIDTDVMVLGEVRADTDIVQALAGRIPGMRGVFAGRLRNAHQVESLVANLISTNRRYKAHAGLRVTDV, encoded by the coding sequence ATGACTTCCTCAGACAACACGCAGAAGGCCCCCGCCAAGGACCCGTGGGACCTTCCCGACGTCTCCGGCCTCGTCGTCGGCGTCCTCGGCGGCACCGGCGACCAGGGCCGGGGGCTCGCCTACCGGCTCGCCCGCGCCGGCCAGAAGGTGATCATCGGTTCGCGCGCCGCGGACCGCGCGCGGACCGCCGCCGACGAGCTCGGCCTCGGGGTGGAGGGCGCGGACAACGCCGAGTGCGCGCGCCGCAGCGACATCGTGATCATCGCGGTGCCGTGGGAGGGCCACGCCAAGACCCTGGAATCGCTGCGCGAGGACCTCGCCGGCAAGCTCGTGGTCGACTGCGTCAACCCGCTCGGCTTCGACAAGCAGGGCGCGTACGCCCTCCAGGTCGAAGAGGGCAGTGCGGCCCAGCAGGCCGCCGCCCTCCTGCCGGACTCCCGCGTCACGGCCGCCTTCCACCACCTCTCGGCGGTGCTCCTCCAGGACGAGTCGATCGACGAGATCGACACCGACGTGATGGTCCTCGGCGAGGTCCGCGCCGACACCGACATCGTGCAGGCCCTCGCCGGCCGGATCCCGGGCATGCGCGGCGTCTTCGCGGGCCGCCTGCGCAATGCCCACCAGGTCGAGTCGCTGGTGGCCAACCTGATCTCCACCAACCGCCGCTACAAGGCCCACGCGGGCCTGCGCGTCACCGACGTCTGA
- a CDS encoding biliverdin-producing heme oxygenase, translated as MDAFSTVIRVASHEQHTEAETSTFMSDLLGGRLGVDAYTRYTEQLWFVYKALEDAAEALRDDAVAGPFIQPELMRLAEIERDLAHLRGPAWRETLVALPATEAYAARVTECAASWPGGYVAHHYTRYLGDLSGGQIIRDKAERTWGFERKGDGVRFYVFADISNPAAFKRTYRELLDTIAADDLEKQRIIDECKRAFDFNGAVFRELGERFPLSA; from the coding sequence TTGGACGCCTTCTCGACCGTCATCCGTGTCGCCTCGCACGAGCAGCACACCGAGGCGGAGACGTCTACCTTCATGAGCGACCTGCTGGGCGGCCGTCTGGGCGTGGACGCCTACACCCGCTACACCGAGCAGCTGTGGTTCGTGTACAAGGCCCTGGAGGACGCCGCGGAGGCCCTCAGGGACGACGCCGTGGCCGGACCGTTCATACAGCCCGAGCTGATGCGCCTCGCCGAGATCGAGCGGGACCTGGCCCACCTGCGGGGTCCCGCATGGCGCGAGACCCTGGTCGCGCTGCCCGCCACGGAGGCCTACGCGGCCCGCGTGACCGAGTGCGCCGCCTCCTGGCCGGGCGGGTACGTGGCCCACCACTACACCCGCTACCTGGGCGACCTCTCCGGCGGCCAGATCATCCGCGACAAGGCGGAGCGGACCTGGGGCTTCGAGCGCAAGGGCGACGGCGTCCGCTTCTACGTCTTCGCGGACATCTCCAACCCGGCCGCCTTCAAGCGGACCTACCGCGAGCTGCTGGACACGATCGCCGCGGACGACCTGGAGAAGCAGCGCATCATCGACGAGTGCAAGCGCGCCTTCGACTTCAACGGCGCGGTCTTCCGCGAGCTGGGCGAGCGGTTCCCGCTGAGCGCGTAG
- a CDS encoding RNA-guided endonuclease InsQ/TnpB family protein translates to MIRAYKFLMRPTARQGQALTQMLADHCSLYNGALQERRDAYRHVSKVSVKYGMQSAQLREIRAFDPERQGQWSFSSQQATLRRLDKAFAAFFRRVRSGDTPGYPRFRGVNWFDTVEFPKDGDGCRWNAAPHDPATRVRFQGVGHVKVNQHRAVVGKVKTVSVKREGRKWFVILTAEQGKPEPLPETGSVVGIDLGISNFLADSGGEFVPNPRHGRRAAAKLKAAQQGLSRFPRCKGGERTANHQRAVDKVAGLHGKVRRQRLDHAHKTALGLLREHDFAAHEKLKIRNMRKAAAPKPGPGRLGISLPNGATAKTALNRSISDAGWGVFLTILHAKAESAGREVIAVDPRNTSRTCPECGHTAKENRPTQEKFRCQACGHTAHADTVGALNVLRAGLVRRNANSA, encoded by the coding sequence ATGATTCGTGCGTACAAGTTTCTGATGCGGCCCACCGCACGGCAGGGCCAGGCGCTGACGCAGATGCTGGCTGATCACTGCTCGCTCTACAACGGGGCATTGCAGGAACGACGCGACGCCTATCGCCACGTTTCGAAGGTGAGCGTCAAGTACGGGATGCAGTCCGCTCAGCTCAGGGAGATCCGGGCGTTCGACCCGGAACGCCAAGGGCAGTGGTCGTTCTCGTCGCAGCAGGCCACTTTGCGTCGCCTGGACAAGGCATTCGCCGCGTTCTTCCGCCGGGTCAGGTCGGGTGACACCCCGGGCTACCCGCGCTTTCGCGGGGTGAACTGGTTCGACACGGTCGAGTTCCCGAAGGACGGGGATGGCTGTCGCTGGAACGCTGCCCCACACGATCCCGCTACCCGGGTCCGTTTCCAGGGGGTCGGGCACGTCAAGGTCAACCAGCACCGCGCCGTGGTCGGCAAGGTCAAGACCGTCTCGGTGAAGCGCGAGGGACGGAAGTGGTTCGTCATACTCACCGCCGAACAGGGGAAGCCGGAACCGCTGCCCGAGACCGGCTCCGTGGTCGGCATCGACCTGGGCATATCCAACTTCCTCGCCGACTCGGGCGGCGAGTTCGTGCCCAATCCCCGCCACGGCCGCCGCGCTGCCGCGAAGCTCAAAGCCGCGCAGCAGGGCCTGTCCAGATTCCCCCGGTGCAAGGGCGGCGAGCGCACCGCGAACCATCAGCGTGCCGTGGACAAAGTCGCGGGACTCCACGGCAAAGTGCGCCGCCAGCGGCTCGACCACGCGCACAAGACCGCGCTCGGTCTGCTCCGCGAGCATGACTTCGCCGCTCACGAAAAACTCAAGATCCGCAACATGCGCAAGGCCGCCGCACCGAAGCCCGGCCCTGGCCGGCTGGGCATTTCCTTGCCCAACGGGGCCACGGCCAAGACTGCACTGAACCGTTCGATCAGCGATGCCGGTTGGGGGGTGTTCCTGACGATCCTGCACGCCAAGGCTGAGAGCGCCGGACGGGAAGTGATCGCCGTGGACCCCCGCAATACCTCGCGTACCTGCCCCGAATGCGGGCACACCGCGAAGGAGAACCGGCCCACACAGGAGAAGTTCCGCTGCCAGGCATGCGGCCACACGGCGCACGCCGACACGGTGGGGGCGCTGAACGTTCTACGGGCCGGGCTGGTCCGTCGCAACGCCAACTCGGCTTAG